One Pseudorasbora parva isolate DD20220531a chromosome 4, ASM2467924v1, whole genome shotgun sequence genomic region harbors:
- the cpb2 gene encoding carboxypeptidase B2 — protein MKPLIQLAYLICLNVFLEKCICKSQHDQVLSITVSTQEHVETMQNITSHNETVLWQPASSSYITTNTEVHLYIQSTSVEFITELLHKHGITYRVLLENTPALVEMQTKNDTSDPRSGGVFYERYHSLEDIYYWINKTKQDHSDMVKVILIGSSSEKRPLYVIKLSGRREEVKRAMWVDCGIHAREWIAPAFCMWFVKYALEFYNQNTEITEMLNNMDIYVLTVMNPDGYKYTWTTDRMWRKNRSVNKDSECAGVDLNRNFDANWCTKGASSNPCDPTYCGQFPESEPETQAVAQFLRSHKDTVKLYLSIHSYSQMLLFPYSCSYDEVLNHNELFELVKEASAKIRRYYKNTYKYGPGAKTIYLAPGGSDDWAYKLGIKYSFTFELQDRGRYGFLLPPSFIPQACNEALLAAKFIALHVIKQTQ, from the exons ATGAAGCCCCTAATACAACTGGCTTACTTGATATGTTTAAATGTCTTTCTTGAGAAATGCATCTGCAAATCTCAACA TGACCAGGTTTTGTCCATCACTGTATCCACACAGGAACATGTGGAAACAATGCAGAACATAACAAGTCACAATGAG ACAGTATTATGGCAACCTGCTTCGTCCAGTTACATTACAACTAATACTGAGGTTCACCTTTACATTCAGTCAACAAGTGTGGAGTTTATCACTGAACTCCTACACAAACATGGCATTACTTATAG AGTTCTTCTGGAAAACACACCAGCACTGGTTGAGATGCAGACCAAAAACGACACTTCAGATCCCCGGAGTGGAGGAGTGTTCTATGAGAGATATCATTCTTTAGAAGAT atcTATTACTGGATAAATAAGACCAAACAAGATCATTCGGACATGGTGAAAGTTATTCTTATTGGGTCATCTTCTGAGAAGCGTCCACTGTATGTTATAAAG CTGTCAGGCAGGAGAGAAGAGGTGAAGAGGGCCATGTGGGTGGACTGTGGGATTCATGCACGGGAGTGGATCGCTCCTGCCTTTTGCATGTGGTTTGTCAAATAT GCGCTAGAATTTTACAACCAGAACACTGAAATCACAGAGATGTtgaataacatggacatttacGTCTTGACAGTGATGAACCCAGATGGATACAAGTACACATGGACAACA GATCGTATGTGGAGGAAAAACCGCTCTGTTAACAAAGACAGCGAGTGTGCTGGAGTTGATTTGAACAGAAATTTTGATGCAAACTGGTGCA CAAAAGGTGCCTCCAGCAATCCATGTGACCCTACATATTGCGGTCAGTTCCCAGAGTCTGAACCGGAGACCCAGGCTGTGGCACAGTTCCTGCGCTCCCATAAGGACACAGTCAAGCTGTACCTCTCCATTCACTCCTACTCTCAGATGCTTCTGTTTCCTTACTCCTGTTCCTATGACGAGGTTCTAAACCACAATGAGTTG TTTGAGCTTGTTAAGGAGGCCTCAGCAAAAATACGCAGATACTACAAGAATACCTATAAATACGGTCCGGGGGCAAAAACCATTT ATTTAGCCCCAGGAGGCTCCGATGACTGGGCGTATAAACTTGGCATCAAATATTCCTTCACCTTTGAACTTCAGGATCGTGGCCGATATGGGTTTCTTCTTCCTCCCAGCTTTATCCCTCAGGCCTGTAACGAGGCTCTTCTGGCAGCAAAGTTTATAGCCTTACATGTGATCAAGCAAACTCAATGA